The Helianthus annuus cultivar XRQ/B chromosome 16, HanXRQr2.0-SUNRISE, whole genome shotgun sequence genome includes a window with the following:
- the LOC110919472 gene encoding uncharacterized protein LOC110919472 has protein sequence MADKGNDDAVPRVTEQMREVIAEEVGKAIENSLSGFIDKIQNTVLSVADERIKKLEDSANLAKKSPEDESLVHTKSSWRANCQSIMGRTHCDEEDYVAYGTGQLKGQAKDWWDNKKKEIGSEAAKAMTWDEFKTPFLKHHSPKAVINRIKEEFMQLRHKGESIDKITGMFMDKMKFCDELVTNEEQKIYYYYNMVSAEYREFMIPSKYETLTEIINVAREWEIELKKQVEWGERRAHDVNPSPTKKARTNETGKKSDAKGGSPSCKIFGKGHKGECRFKDKPCPICWKTGHMASSCPEKVTVCYNCYRPGHKKSECPDLVGKKDGQDTKGFSTDNEEYTIDMIPMSMGEFQVIVGMDWLFRYHAKVACFRKEIKLTSPSGKHVTIYGEKGGNLVVCTMLEAHRLMKHGCKAYIVYAIESERESLKVGDVPVVRDYEDVFPEDLPGIPPKREVEFIIE, from the exons ATGGCGGATAAAGGTAACGATGATGCAGTGCCGAGAGTCACCGAgcaaatgagagaagtgattgctgAGGAGGTTGGAAAAGCAATCGAAAATAGTTTGTCTGGTTTTATCGATAAGATTCAAAACACGGTTCTATCGGTAGCGGAcgagagaatcaagaaattggaagatagtGCCAATCTAGCAAAGAAAAGTccggaggacgaaagccttgttcatacaaagAGTTCATGGCGTGCAAACTGCCAGTCTATAATGGGGAG GACCCATTGTGATGAAGAGGACtacgtagcctatggtacgggtcaattaaaGGGTCAAGctaaagactggtgggataacaaaaagaaagaaattggAAGTGAAGCAGCTAAGGCCATGACATGGGATGaatttaagacgccgtttcttaaacatcaCAGTCCCAAGGCAGTTATTAATCGAATCAAAGAAGAGTTTATGCAACTTAGGCACAAGGGTGAGTCCATAGACAAAATCACAGGAATGTTTATGGATAAAATGAAGTTTTGTGACGAATTGGTGACAAATGAAGAACAGAAGATATATTATTACTACAATATGGTGAGCGCCGAGTATAGAGAGTTTATGATTCcttcaaaatacgagacccttaccgagatcataAATGTTGCTCGGGAATGGGAGATTGAATTGAAAAAGCAAGTAGAATGGGGCGAACGAAGGGCACATGATGTTAATCCAAGCCCTACTAAGAAAGCACGAACAAATGAAACGGGGAAGAAATCTGATGCAaaaggcgggtcgccaagttgcaAAATCTTCGGAAAGGGTCATAAGGGCGAATGTCGCTTCAAGGATAAACCTTGCCCCATATGTTGGAAAACGGGGCATATGGCTTCATCATGCCCGGAAAAAGTGACGGTTTGCTATAATTGCTATAGACCGGGTCACAAAAAGTCGGAATGCCCTGACCTAGTGGGAAAGAAAGACGGGCAAGACACGAAAGGTTTCAG CACTGACAACGAAGAATACACAATAGACATGATCCcaatgtcgatgggagaatttcaagtgatcgtgggtatggattggttgttcCGATACCACGCAAAGGTGGcatgtttccgaaaggaaataaaactgaCGTCTCCGAGCGGAAAGCACGTTACGATATACGGTGAAAAAGGGGGTAACCTGGTGGTATGCACAATGCTAGAAGCTCACAGACTTATGAAACATGGGTGCAAGGCTTATATCGTATACGCAATTGAGTCAGAGAGAGAATCCCTAAAAGTCGGAGACGTGCCGGTGGTACGTGATTATGAAGATGTGTTCCCGGAAGATTTACCGGGAATACCACCaaaacgggaggtagagttcatAATCGAATAG